Genomic DNA from Porites lutea chromosome 4, jaPorLute2.1, whole genome shotgun sequence:
TGCTTCCCTTTTCGCTCGGAATAAGCCAAATAAAGGATCCCTAACAACCTACTGGGGCCCTTCTTGAAACAATGGGCAACCAAAGAACTTCGTATGACAAATACGGTTTTTGAACAAGAAATTTGGGAATGTCTTATTATATGTTTTAAAACACCAGATCAAGCACCTTTGCTAGTTATTAAACATGCTCTCTGAACGCTTGTGAATGTTCGTTAGAGAATCTCCTGATGATCAGTGTACGATTATCAACATCGTTGCCAGTGATTGAtcacagggacacccaacgaccgcgaatgtttccaaatacgtcaAAAGTGCCTAAgcctgctacacagccgtttttgcgtgacgacactaaaagcGGTTGTGTGGCAGACTAAAACTGCCTCAAATAGTTTTCTCTATGTTTTATAACCAGTTTTGTCAATTTCGAGCGGCTCTAAAAACTATGTATCTGATCGGATGTCTTTAAGAGAACTTTGGTCctttaggtggctttttcgtttTGTAGAAAAGTGTTACATCAGAGACTGTGTTGGGTCCGGTCAAGATGTAGCCGTACTCTCATGGGGGAAGTTTTGTCTTTATACCGAAATTTCAAGGAaacctttgcaaaaaaaatcgtAATATCTTGGTGATAGAGTATGAAAAACAGAAACCTCCGTAAATCGTAGGTAAGTGAGTAGAAAACCTCCGAATATCTTAGACGAAAGCAACGGTTAACCGCAAAGTTTTAGGCCCTTTTCGAACTTTTGAAACTTCTGGGCAATATAATTTGCTCCTTCTAAAggtaattttactgaaaaagcTGTTCGGTGCCCCTAACTGATGTCTGTAATGTTGTGTCATACGCTTGGTGAGCTCAGTCTGTGTTTAATTTGAATTCGCTTCCATGAACATTTTAATGTCAAATTAATATTTGACAGCTGACAGAAGGTTAACTGTACATCAACATATTCTATATTGTTGTTCATATTTTCTGGCAATCGTTTCTTGTTAAACTGCAGCAAAATATGTGTTGATAGCCAATAAATCCTTCTAAACTGTTGCATATACGGTAAAACGACGTGTTTGCGAAtgtgtatacagctatttcgagaaaggttgtcggaaaaaatgtgcacgcgacaatcccgaaaggtaatatgggatatgatcaatacacagTTCCTGACACTgcagctgtcgaacctacttttgttgctttccttaaGCACTCACAgacatatgtccatggcctctcctgccattctttcaaatttccttgaaaaacagtgaactcaaaaacAACCCACAATAGTTTCGtggttgtcgcgtgcactttatccgacaacctttctcaaaatggctgtatttaaaataaatagaCTACAATACTCAAAACATACGTCTGAGTTTACCAGTCTCGCCGTCTGTAATTCGCTCTTAGTCTTGTTCAAAGAGTCTATATGCAATAATGACATTTAAGTAGATTACAAAATATGAGCTCTTTAAAGAGATTTCATAATTGTTTCAAGTTTTGAAATACAAATATTTAAACACGGTCTAGTTCAAATTGTTTATGTCGACGATCAAGAAAAAAGACTTCCTGTGTTAATTTATACACAAAGGTCTTTACCGTTAAGTTCCGAAAGTAATTAACGACCCTCGTTGCTTTCGGATTTAGCAGCCTTTCCCTATCGCTACTTTCGGAGGGTCGCTACATTCAGACGGTCGCTACTTTCGGGTAGCTAAAACGTGTATCGTTCATGGACCGTGGGAAGTTACGAAAATAATGTCGCGACAATTGTGAAAACATCCACAATTTTTATTTGGAGAAACTCATCTCAtgatattgctttttaaatgaATATTCAAATAATTGTTTGATTATCTTGTGGGTATTCACAGACGAAAGGAAGACTTTTTGAGTTCCATAAAGGAATGTCAAAGATCATTATAAcccttaaaaaatatatctataatTTCCGTTATTTCCAGCAAGAAGAGAAATCACTTTCGAAGTCGCTACTTTCGGAGGGTCGCAACTTTTGGAATTTGCTAACACCTGTGAAATTTTATCGCTACTTTCGAAGGGCCATTACTTCCGGGGGGTCGTTACTTTAGGAAGTTTAGGGTATCACGCCAAAGTAAAGCAGTTCACCTCGCCGACATGTTCGATCcaaatttgattttgttttatctGTGTTTCGTGACTGTAACTGAAATTGCTTGGTCTGCCCGAGTCAACACAACAGCCTCGGATGGGAAAGTGATTATTTCTGGAGATTATAACGAAGTTGTTGTATCCACTGATGGAGCGAATAAGATTGCGCTGGCTAAGACAAAAAGCAGTTTGGAGTCAGTTAAGAAATCGAACGCAGAGTTCTTTTCTCGGATTCAGGCGATCTCCCAGAGGTTGTCGGTTCTGGAAAGTCAAGGTACAAATTTTTGGAGTCTGTAGACGAATTAACGCTATAAACCCAGTCCGCAATAACTTCCGCGTTGTTTAAACACTTACGATAAGAATTTTCTCCTCTCGAATTTCTTTTTTGGTCAGTCCTGGTAATTCATGTAATTGTCATTTAGTGAAGAAAACTTTCGGATGTTTTCTCAATACGTTTTAAGCTCGTTCTTTTCACTGAATTGCTCTTTCAACAGAAAACGCCGACTACGCTCTGCAATTTACCCGCAAAGGGACAAGTGACTATGTCATCAAACGCGGCATGCCAAGCCTCAAGGCAGTCACAGTTTGTTTCTGGATGAAATCTTCGGATAAGGGGAATGAAGGAACAGTGCTGAGCTACGCAGCCTCAGGATCAAAAAAGGGCAATGAACTGCTCCTCCACAATTATAGACAGTTTTATTTGGCGATCGGAAGTAGCCACAGGTACCACTGTCTTATGATAGGCTAGATTGGCAGTCAACAAACAGGCTACGGCTATGGAAAACTGATTATAGCTAATTGTGGACCCTTAACGTAAATTTTAGCAAGCTCCTCTGCCCGATGAAAATGCCAAGTGCAGAAAATGAGTCAAGGAAACCAATCTTGCTCTCCATCTTTAATAAAGAATATAAAAAGAGACGAGAATaatgaaattcatttcaatGATTTAATATTTCATTAGACAAACAGCTGTGTCGGCAAACGATGGCCAATGGCACCACATCTGCTTAACATGGGAGAACGGCGCTGGATCATGGAAGATGTATAAAGATGGCAAGGTGGCAGCTTCTGGAAAAGGTTTTAAGACaggtatttttttccttctgcgACTATAGCGGCGGACTCGTCAAGGAGAAGTGTGAGTAGTATGAATAACACCAACTCTCTAAAGCCAGGGTAACGTACATGTAAAATAACTTGAAAACTTAACAGTATGATGACAAAAGCCCCTCAAGACATGGATGGCgtgtaaaatttgtttgttttcgctCAAAAAATAGAATAGAGCCAATGAATTGCGGAGCAAAGAAACACGTGCGATCAATAGCGCTGCGCGCAGTTACTATTCATAGACCCGAAACTCagacaaaaaaactgaaatcaaCATTAGCGAATTCCTCACTTTTGTATGacttttttcattaaaatgtcATGTTTGTCTGTCTTTCgtcattaaaatgagaaaaatgacaaaacttgCAAATCAGTCACTCTGACGTCATTCGGGCGCTAGTGTGACCACCTACCCATCCCCTAAGTCACAactaacacttacttctcacttaggccaaaattataacttaggagaggggtaggtggtcagttaaaCAGAAACAAACGCGTTAACGAAGTTGCTTTCTAATTCTTCAATTTCCAGGTTATGTGATTCGTAATGGTGGGGTGCTTATACTCGGTCAAGAACAAGATTCACTGGGAGGATCCTTTGACGCCAATCAGTGCTTCATTGGTGAATTGACAGGTGTCAACATCTGGAATCACGTTATTAA
This window encodes:
- the LOC140935369 gene encoding neuronal pentraxin-2-like → MFDPNLILFYLCFVTVTEIAWSARVNTTASDGKVIISGDYNEVVVSTDGANKIALAKTKSSLESVKKSNAEFFSRIQAISQRLSVLESQENADYALQFTRKGTSDYVIKRGMPSLKAVTVCFWMKSSDKGNEGTVLSYAASGSKKGNELLLHNYRQFYLAIGSSHRQTAVSANDGQWHHICLTWENGAGSWKMYKDGKVAASGKGFKTGYVIRNGGVLILGQEQDSLGGSFDANQCFIGELTGVNIWNHVINEQEINHMTKSCLSGVGNVFQWSDFKSHVKGSVRLIKPSC